The following proteins are encoded in a genomic region of Bacilli bacterium:
- a CDS encoding helix-turn-helix domain-containing protein, translated as MFAVQFVNEGKILFAGIASVIDWERLKPVLVEKTREGRKMYVFVPTQIVQIVIADLNMPETGGFEPAAGTPEIRLDGIIVRDHAESGYGWRAKQFVAKHYLCKPCAKRTVQAANDETFGKPNHRELIRRVMDYVEAHLQDEALTLSRLARKVFYMNPDYLGRLFRLETGMKFSEYVMQARIKRAIHLLQSAETVRISELAERVGFGNNPQYFSVAFKKHTGTTPKEYARLVWPRQRSE; from the coding sequence ATGTTTGCCGTACAGTTCGTGAATGAAGGGAAAATTTTGTTTGCCGGCATCGCGTCTGTGATTGATTGGGAACGGCTTAAGCCGGTATTGGTCGAAAAAACGCGCGAGGGCCGAAAGATGTACGTATTTGTTCCGACCCAAATCGTGCAAATCGTCATAGCCGATTTGAATATGCCGGAAACGGGCGGCTTTGAGCCTGCGGCCGGGACGCCGGAGATTCGCCTCGACGGCATAATCGTTCGTGATCACGCGGAATCGGGTTATGGCTGGCGAGCGAAACAGTTTGTCGCCAAACATTATTTGTGCAAGCCGTGCGCGAAACGAACCGTTCAAGCGGCGAATGACGAGACGTTTGGCAAGCCGAATCATCGCGAGCTGATTCGCCGGGTCATGGATTATGTCGAAGCGCACCTGCAAGATGAAGCGTTAACGTTGTCGCGCCTTGCCCGCAAAGTGTTTTACATGAATCCGGATTACCTGGGAAGGTTGTTTAGGCTGGAAACCGGAATGAAGTTTTCGGAATATGTGATGCAGGCTCGAATCAAACGGGCGATTCATTTGCTGCAATCCGCGGAAACGGTCAGAATCAGCGAACTTGCCGAGAGAGTGGGATTCGGCAATAATCCGCAATATTTTAGCGTCGCCTTTAAAAAGCACACCGGAACAACGCCGAAAGAGTATGCAAGGTTGGTATGGCCCCGCCAGCGAAGCGAATGA
- a CDS encoding alpha/beta hydrolase family protein, whose translation MMDGHPDTFFAKIAHELLEERNNKLSAAGWHSYRTMLLRKLPQLLGKFSAQFPAMAPSTLESVHIHSYTRKLIAYSTAEHLRATAYLLLPDRLAPNPMAILALHGHGDGHKEVVGISHEGAEQPAEAGDSRYFAHKLAMMGHIVIAPEMLGFGTRRWKERAFAGEERYSCYSLATQLLLCGKTLAGLRVFEARRAIDLLPELTGGQARRIGCVGFSGGGMIAALVSALDKRICKTVISGYTNTFQGSIMSVRHCLDNYIPGILKLAEMPDIIGLIAPRPLFVEAGANDPLFPVKHVRQAYSRLTEIYRHYHAERQLALDIFPGKHEFSGRRSLAWLVAD comes from the coding sequence ATGATGGACGGGCACCCGGATACCTTTTTTGCGAAGATCGCTCACGAGCTTCTGGAGGAACGCAATAACAAATTGTCCGCCGCAGGGTGGCATTCGTACCGAACGATGCTGCTGCGTAAGCTTCCCCAATTATTGGGGAAGTTTTCCGCACAGTTCCCCGCTATGGCGCCATCAACGCTTGAATCCGTGCATATACACTCCTATACGCGAAAATTGATTGCCTATTCCACTGCCGAGCATTTGCGCGCGACCGCCTATCTTTTGCTTCCCGATCGTCTCGCTCCGAATCCCATGGCCATCCTTGCGCTGCACGGCCACGGTGACGGCCATAAAGAAGTGGTTGGCATCAGTCATGAGGGCGCGGAGCAGCCCGCGGAAGCGGGAGATAGCCGATATTTTGCCCATAAACTGGCCATGATGGGCCATATCGTGATCGCGCCGGAAATGCTCGGCTTTGGCACAAGGAGGTGGAAGGAAAGAGCGTTTGCGGGCGAGGAGCGCTATTCGTGCTATTCGCTGGCGACACAATTGCTGTTGTGCGGGAAGACGCTTGCCGGGCTAAGGGTGTTCGAAGCGAGACGTGCCATTGATCTGTTGCCGGAATTGACGGGGGGACAAGCCCGGCGGATCGGCTGCGTTGGTTTTTCCGGCGGCGGGATGATCGCCGCGCTTGTGTCCGCTTTGGATAAGCGAATTTGTAAAACGGTGATTTCTGGTTATACCAACACGTTTCAGGGCAGCATCATGTCCGTTCGCCATTGTTTGGACAATTATATTCCCGGAATTCTTAAGCTTGCGGAAATGCCGGACATCATCGGCCTGATCGCCCCCAGACCGTTGTTTGTGGAGGCGGGCGCAAACGATCCGCTTTTCCCGGTAAAGCATGTTCGGCAAGCATATTCCCGGCTAACGGAGATTTATCGGCATTATCATGCCGAACGGCAGTTGGCGCTCGATATTTTTCCGGGCAAGCATGAGTTTTCCGGCAGGCGCTCGCTTGCATGGCTCGTTGCGGATTAG
- a CDS encoding cupin domain-containing protein, whose translation MGVGKWENAEPGVKRLIHPPGANIMMMEVHFAPGAEGTEHSHPHEQLSYCLKGKLQFRIDGVSRLVQAGDTVIIPSGLRHGVKALEESILLDVFTPLREDLLK comes from the coding sequence ATGGGAGTTGGGAAATGGGAAAATGCCGAGCCCGGGGTAAAACGTCTTATTCACCCGCCGGGAGCCAATATCATGATGATGGAAGTGCATTTTGCCCCCGGTGCGGAAGGAACCGAACACAGCCATCCGCATGAACAATTATCGTATTGTTTAAAAGGCAAGCTTCAGTTTCGCATCGACGGGGTATCCCGCCTTGTGCAAGCGGGTGACACCGTTATCATTCCAAGCGGATTGCGCCATGGTGTAAAGGCGCTGGAAGAAAGCATATTGCTGGATGTGTTTACGCCGCTCAGGGAGGATTTGCTGAAATGA
- a CDS encoding glycoside hydrolase family 88 protein, with the protein MNPDMRENEQTLLLWAKSACDTLIARYAPYELPPANRWHYHQGVFLHGMMRLWERTKEERYFQYAKAYVDHLVDDNGSFLFARDELDAIQAGLLLFPIYQRTGERKYRLAAEKLCNLLGTLNRTSEGGFWHKDKYPNQMWLDGLYMGGVFAVVFADCFGQTNLYEEVLHQEKLMRSHMKDHATGLLYHAWDESRKAPWAHPETGCSPEFWGRSVGWYAAAVADILEYVPKGARGRDELAEAFRELIKSLIRYQDQPSGLWYQVLDKGNEPDNWLETSCSALFIYAIAKAVRLQCADERCLAAANAGFAGLLRKVYKDEQNHFVLPDICIGTSAGDYRNYVTRPVSSNDLHGVGAFVLACLELDKAKESLALKAAT; encoded by the coding sequence ATGAACCCGGATATGAGAGAAAATGAGCAAACGTTACTATTATGGGCCAAAAGCGCGTGTGATACGTTAATCGCCCGATATGCGCCTTATGAACTGCCGCCGGCAAACCGTTGGCATTATCATCAGGGAGTGTTTTTGCACGGCATGATGCGCTTATGGGAACGAACCAAGGAGGAACGCTATTTCCAGTACGCGAAAGCTTACGTGGATCATCTGGTTGACGACAACGGCAGTTTTTTGTTCGCGCGTGACGAGCTTGACGCCATCCAGGCGGGCCTGTTGCTGTTTCCGATTTATCAGCGGACCGGAGAGCGGAAATATCGTCTCGCCGCAGAGAAATTATGCAATCTGCTTGGGACGCTGAATCGCACCTCCGAAGGCGGCTTTTGGCACAAGGACAAATATCCGAACCAAATGTGGCTGGACGGTTTGTATATGGGCGGCGTGTTTGCCGTTGTTTTTGCCGATTGTTTTGGACAAACAAACTTGTATGAAGAGGTTCTGCATCAGGAAAAGCTGATGCGCTCGCACATGAAAGATCATGCGACGGGGCTTCTGTACCATGCGTGGGATGAAAGCCGCAAGGCTCCCTGGGCGCATCCCGAAACGGGCTGCTCGCCGGAATTTTGGGGCAGATCGGTGGGCTGGTATGCGGCGGCTGTCGCCGATATACTTGAATATGTTCCCAAGGGCGCTCGCGGGCGTGATGAATTGGCCGAAGCTTTCAGGGAACTCATTAAGTCGTTGATCCGTTATCAGGATCAGCCTTCCGGGTTATGGTACCAGGTGTTGGATAAAGGAAACGAGCCGGACAACTGGTTGGAAACCTCTTGCTCCGCTTTGTTCATCTATGCGATCGCCAAAGCGGTCCGCCTGCAATGCGCCGATGAGCGTTGCCTGGCTGCCGCTAACGCCGGATTTGCCGGATTGCTTCGTAAAGTATATAAGGATGAACAAAACCATTTTGTGCTGCCCGATATTTGCATTGGCACTTCCGCCGGCGACTATCGGAATTATGTAACCCGCCCCGTAAGCAGCAACGATTTGCATGGCGTCGGCGCATTTGTGCTTGCTTGTCTGGAACTGGACAAAGCGAAAGAAAGCCTTGCATTGAAGGCGGCGACATGA